The DNA region CTTTGCTTTGTACATATTTCCCGGCTCTTCAGGTCTAATAACCGACATAGCAACTCCATTGTTAAATCAAACCAATAATTCATCTTCAAATCAGAGTTCAACCAATTCTTCATCTGTGGCAACTCCAGTGAACCCCTTAGTTAATCAAAGTTCACAAGGAACATCAGTTAGCAATTACAACAATAATTATAATTCTCCCACAAACAATGGTAATACCGGTTCAAACACAAGCACAGACACTAACAACCCAACAACCCCAACCGAGCCCACCAACACCACAGGATAAACTAATTTTTTTTAAACATCTATTCCATTCTTTTATTTTAAAAATCAGCAGGATGATAAACATCTAAATGCTCAATTGTTGAAATATTTTTTATCTTCTATTTTTCAATTACTAACTGGAAAAGTAAAAAAAATGCTTATTTACCTTTAAAATAGTTTCAAATAACCTTTAATAGCTTTATAAAACTATTTAATAACATAATATATAGAATTAAAAGTATAAACCTATAATTTTCCGTTAATTTAATAATCTAATATTTAATGGTTATGATAATGAATAAAATGTACTAATCCAAAATATTGAACATATTTAGAAGATAACATTTTTAATCAATTGATTCTATCATATTTTGAGTAAATAATATGGATAAACAAATAATAAATATGACATAAGTATAAAATAATCATAATATTAATAGAAAAGAAAAAAAGAATACAATGGGAAAATGAGTATAAAGAAAATATTATTAATAATTATATTAATATTGATAGGTTTAGTTGCCGCTTTTGTAATATATCAATATGAACAGCCAGCATCAACTAATATGATGAAAGGAAACCATACTCTTCTCTTGTTGACCGTGGATCCTTCAGAACAAAGACCTGGTATGGGAGGTGTTGACATGGCATTTGCAGTATATACTGTTGATGGTGATGTGAAAAATTTGACACCTATTTATCCTGGAGGGATGATGCATCCAACAGCAATGGAACCTGCTGGAGTGGGAACAGGTAGATTAATGCTTCATGATACATTATGGGATGCGGACCCTGCAGTTGGGGCTAAATTAGCACAAGAGACTGTTGTGGCTAATACTGGGATCAAAACAGATGGAGTTGTAATGGTAACACCTGATGCAATGATAGCTGCTGTTGGTCCAATCAATGTACCAGGTCAAGGAAAAGTTACAGGTAACTCAATTCAATTCCTAAGAGCAGAACAAAATAGTGGAGGAATGTCAAGGGGTAGTGCAGTGGAATCAATTATGAAACCAATAATGAATGCAACAAAAGATCCAAGTAAATATGCTACACTTGCACAAATAGCAGTTGATCAATATATGAAAGGGAATATTGCAGTTGTGCCTAGTTCGTTATTCACACAGTTCGCAATTTCTAAAGGAATAAATACAATAATTTGAATAAAATTTCATCTTTTTTTCTTTTTTAGAAAGTTCATTATTATCTCATAAATTGTTGTTTAATTTCTGTTTAATTTATTTTATTTAATAATATTCCAAATCTAAATACCAGTTATACTCAATGCATAAAAACTAAATATACTTCAGTTCCTGTTTCAGTTGTTACTGTGTTATAATCAAAATTCCAATCACTTTGCAAATTAAATATATTTTTTCAATAAGTATTCCATTTCAACAATTTCAATTATTACAGCTACTTTTTCATATCACCCTCTTAGTAAATTGCGGGTTATTAAAATTAATAAATTATTTCGAATATTAATAAATTTTATAAACAATTAGTGAAAATTGTCACGAAAAATTATTTTATATTATTATCATAGTGACCATATGAAAATATTTGTATGATACAAAAATGATTTTTATACTATAAAATTCACATATTGGGGAGGGTTTAAAAATTTTTTTATATAATCATAAATTGGGGAGATGGTTATGAAATCTTATAAAAATTATAAAAAATTTATATTATTTGGTATATTATTCCTGAGTTTCGCATTTACAATTTCAATAAATATTAACATTGCTGCTGCATCCCAATCAGGAATTTATGTAAATCCAACCGGACATGATACTTGGAATGGACAAAGTCCTGTTTGGAATGGTAAAGATGGGCCTAAAAGAACCATAAAAAATGCTGTTGGGACTGTGAGTAGTGGGGGAACTGTAACAGTAGCAAGTGGGATATACAAAGAAAACAACATCGTAGTTTCTAAGAGTATGAAAATTAAAGGTACAAGCCGGAAGAACACCATAATAAACGGGCGCTATTTAGGAAAGATATTAACCATTGGCAGTGGTTTAACAGTATCTATAACTAACATAAGATTCGATAGTGGAAAAAGTAAAACAGTTGGTGCGTTACACAACTCAGGAAGGACAACCTTAATCTATACTTCTTTTACCAATAATAGAGCTACCAGTAGTAGTGGAGCGATCTTCAATAAATACGGTTCACTAAACATTATCGGCTCATCATTTACAGCAAACATGGTAACTTCTGGTTTTGGAGGGGCCATCTACAATCAGGCCGCATTATCAGTTACAGGAACTAACTTCACAAGTAACACAGCAAACACTGGTGGTGGAAGTATTTTTAACACCGCTTATTTATCTGTTAACACCAGTAACTTCCTCAACAACCGTGTTACCGGTGGGGGAGGAGCTATCCGTAGCTCCAAAGGCTCAGCAAAGATAACTAATTCTAATTTTATAGGTAACAGTGCCATTGGTGGAGGAGGTGCAGTTTTCAACGAGAATGGAGTATCCTCAAATCCATACACAAGTACCATAAACATCGACAACTGTAGATTCTCAGGCAATACTGCTCATAGTGGTGGGGCAGTTGATAATAATCATGGAAAAACAACGTTATATAAATGTACATTCACAAATAACATAGGTACTAGCAAAGGAGGAGCTATAGTAAACTATCATGGTTCTTTAAATATTAATAGGTGTACTGGATCGGGTAATATTGCAACCAATCTTGGTGGAGTTCTTTACACTTATGGATTAGTCCAATTAGCAAACAGTAAATTCACGAGTAACAAGGTTTTGAATGGTAGTGGTGGAGTTATCTACAACTACGGCGATTATGTCACAATAAGTTATTGTGATTTTGAAAAGAATTCGGCAGGAGGAGCGTATGGTAATGGTTACAGTGGAGTTATCCACAGTTATTTAGGTAAAGTTAAATTGCTTAGTTGCTCATTTATCAATAACTGGGCAACCAATGGTGGTGGTGCCATAGTTAACGATGATGGTTCTAATTTAGCTATACAAAATAGTATTTTCACCAATAATCGAGCAATAGGTAACGGTCCTGGTAAGTATGGTAATGGTGGAGCAATCTTCACATTAAACGCGCTTCTCTCGGTTTATAATACAACCTTTACAAGTAACGCTGCAAATTATGGTGTTCGTGGTGGAGGGGCAATAGATGCACTTGAATATGTTAGACACAGTATTGTAAGCGTAAATCGCTGTAAATTCATTAACAACACATCTAGGGAAGGTGGTGCAATACACAATGCTTACGGATCTTTTACTTTAATAAACAGCTCAATAATCGGCAATTGTGCATCAGGAGATGGAGGAGCAATATACAATGGAAACGGTAAATTCACAGTAACAGGAACTACAATCAGTGACAATTCTGCATCTCACGATGGAGGAGCAATATACAATCCATTCGGTACTTTCAAAATAACCACATGTACAATAAACGACAATACCGCAGCACATGATGGTGGAGCTTTCTATAATCTGCGTAGTGTATTAACTGTTGAATATAACAATATCAGCAGAAACTCTGCAGATCATTATGGTGCAGCAATTTTCAACTCAGGATCTAACATAACTGTACATCACAATAACATCATAGCAAACCAGGGAATAAATGAGATTTACAGTCCAAATAACGATTACAATCCAGATTTCTATGTGTATGCTCAGGACAACTGGTGGGGATCAGATGATGATCCATCAGATAAAGTATCCATAGCAGGGAATTCTGTGTTCGTAAGTCCATGGCTACACAAACCACAGACCTAAAAAATAATAATATATTTTAAAGTGGGAATCATTAATTAAAATCCCATTTTATATCCTTTTTTTTGTTAAATTTTGAAATTATAAAAAAAATTTATTTACTAGTTGGGGAATAGTATTTCTAAACCATTTATTTTCATTTAATTATAAATCCCTGCTAAAGGGGTAACTATAAAAAAATTAATACGAATATATTTGATTTAGATTAATACTAAGAGGTGCGATTATGAAAATAATGATTATTGGTTCAGAAGGTATGTTAGGACACGACCTTGTGGATGTTTTAAGTGCTGAAAATGAAATTAGCACAACAACAATCGATACTTTGGACATTACCGATATTGATAAAACCATTAAAACCGTAAAAAACAATAATCCTGACGTGCTGGTACATGCCGCTGCTTTTACAGATGTTGACGGGGCTGAATCAAATCCAGACCTTGCATATAAAGTTAACGCTATTGGTACCAGAAATGTGGCTGTTGCCTGTAGAGAAGCAGATTGTGCAA from Methanobacterium spitsbergense includes:
- a CDS encoding DUF4012 domain-containing protein, whose amino-acid sequence is MSIKKILLIIILILIGLVAAFVIYQYEQPASTNMMKGNHTLLLLTVDPSEQRPGMGGVDMAFAVYTVDGDVKNLTPIYPGGMMHPTAMEPAGVGTGRLMLHDTLWDADPAVGAKLAQETVVANTGIKTDGVVMVTPDAMIAAVGPINVPGQGKVTGNSIQFLRAEQNSGGMSRGSAVESIMKPIMNATKDPSKYATLAQIAVDQYMKGNIAVVPSSLFTQFAISKGINTII
- a CDS encoding beta strand repeat-containing protein; translated protein: MKSYKNYKKFILFGILFLSFAFTISININIAAASQSGIYVNPTGHDTWNGQSPVWNGKDGPKRTIKNAVGTVSSGGTVTVASGIYKENNIVVSKSMKIKGTSRKNTIINGRYLGKILTIGSGLTVSITNIRFDSGKSKTVGALHNSGRTTLIYTSFTNNRATSSSGAIFNKYGSLNIIGSSFTANMVTSGFGGAIYNQAALSVTGTNFTSNTANTGGGSIFNTAYLSVNTSNFLNNRVTGGGGAIRSSKGSAKITNSNFIGNSAIGGGGAVFNENGVSSNPYTSTINIDNCRFSGNTAHSGGAVDNNHGKTTLYKCTFTNNIGTSKGGAIVNYHGSLNINRCTGSGNIATNLGGVLYTYGLVQLANSKFTSNKVLNGSGGVIYNYGDYVTISYCDFEKNSAGGAYGNGYSGVIHSYLGKVKLLSCSFINNWATNGGGAIVNDDGSNLAIQNSIFTNNRAIGNGPGKYGNGGAIFTLNALLSVYNTTFTSNAANYGVRGGGAIDALEYVRHSIVSVNRCKFINNTSREGGAIHNAYGSFTLINSSIIGNCASGDGGAIYNGNGKFTVTGTTISDNSASHDGGAIYNPFGTFKITTCTINDNTAAHDGGAFYNLRSVLTVEYNNISRNSADHYGAAIFNSGSNITVHHNNIIANQGINEIYSPNNDYNPDFYVYAQDNWWGSDDDPSDKVSIAGNSVFVSPWLHKPQT